The following nucleotide sequence is from Solanum dulcamara chromosome 7, daSolDulc1.2, whole genome shotgun sequence.
AAGAGCATATTTTGGATCCATAGGAGAACATATGTCACATGAAAATGCTCAAGAAATCATAGACGAACTCGATACAGACGGTGATAGTTTCATAGATTTTGAAGATTTTAAGAAATTGTTGCTTCAAAAAGAAGGAAGTATTGAAGATGATGAATCCTTAAAGTCAGCATTTGAGATGTATGAACTTGAAAAAGGTTGTGGTCGGATTACACCTAAAAGCTTGCAGAGAGTTTTAAGTCGTTTAGGGGATTCAAAATCTTATGACGAATGTGTCAATATGATCCAAGTTTATGACACTGATGGTAACGGGGAACTTGATTATCATGAATTTCGCCAAATGATGACGACTTAATTAACAAATAAATTTAAGTAtaagtaaaacaaaaaaaataaagaagaccaTGGAATTGAGTGGCTGAGACAACAAAATGTAATGAAAAACTAGTGGTGATCTTCAAGGTGGAGAACTACAATGAAGTAATGGCGGATGAATGTAAATGAACCTTTGTAAAAAAATTACCTATGGGAGGCCAAAAATTGAGGAAATTAGGACAAAATTCTTGAAGCAAATTCCATTGGAATGAAAGTGAAAATCAGGGTCTATGATTACagacatgttttttttttatttcaacaaTGAATCTGATCTTAATAATGTTATTTTCAGAAGATTTTTTATTATTCTCTCGATCCTTAATGCGAATGTTTAAATGGTCACTAGATTTCAATCTCTATGAATAAACTTCTTT
It contains:
- the LOC129895920 gene encoding probable calcium-binding protein CML41, with product MESIKLPKSFSFSSHYKNLRVILPRLRSKSSNSSQNSPKSPNISRRNSSKEDEFREVFRHFDTNNDGKISAFELRAYFGSIGEHMSHENAQEIIDELDTDGDSFIDFEDFKKLLLQKEGSIEDDESLKSAFEMYELEKGCGRITPKSLQRVLSRLGDSKSYDECVNMIQVYDTDGNGELDYHEFRQMMTT